A window of Phragmites australis chromosome 2, lpPhrAust1.1, whole genome shotgun sequence genomic DNA:
AACGATATATGATATCCTACTAGTATGATTTCTTGGATGATTatagtagattttttttattttaggctaaCATAGTCTACCCGTTTTCTAACACATTGCGCCGTTCGTCGCCCCTCGCGCGTTGCTGCTAATGTCATCTTGTCTCATCTCATCGAGCTGCATTTGGTTGGGTTCTTGATCTACAAGCGTAGAGCTCTCGTTGCTGGTCTTGATTAGCTGCTGCCTACTGCATTGCGAACTTTTGTCAGAGgaaaaaaacaatattttcttttctgatGCCTGCAGCTATTTTTAGTGCGTGCATTGCAGTACAAGGAGATTCTTGGATCAGGGGCCTTCAAGACAGTGTACCCTTCTATCTCATCTCTCATCAATTGTTCAGAAGTaatttagcatatcttttttttaaaaaaaacagagaagtAATTTAGTACCAGATGACATTAGCTAATATTACCGAATATGGTCTATCAAAGGTAAGAATTCAGGACGCAAATTCTAAAAATTGAACAGTCGAACAAATTTTGCAGCATGAGTTGAATCTTCGTTTTGCTACTCACTGAACTTTTGCTGAGGACCTTTTTCTTTAACGCGATTGATTTGGTGGCAGCTACAAAGGCTTCGATGCGGTGGACGGCATAGGCAAAAGTGGAGATAACTGACCGCATCATGGGATCTCCGAAGGAGCTTTAGCGGCTCCAGCGGAGATCTATTTGTTATGGTTGCTCCAGCACAAGCACATCCTCAAGCTCTGTGGCTCTGTGCCTCCTGGGTTGACAATAAGAAGAGGACAATCAACATCATCACCGAGCTGTTAACGTCTGGCAACTTGAGTAAGTGTATACACATGCATAGCCCCTCTTATGCTACTGATCgagcttctttgatttttatTGTTTGCACCATATAGTTTATCTTTCCACGACAATGACAATGTTCAGTTAATTACCGATGTGCAGATTATTTTAATAAGTTCATGGTAGTTCTAATTTTGACGATCCTAAATCGAATATGGTGTCTCACACATAGTTGGTTTTTTGGCCTTTCAttttagaagaaaaagagagagaagctgAACACAACTGTCTAGCTTCCCCATCCCCTTATGAGCTGCACCTTTATTGATGGTTTGATATGATCAGGTATCGTACAAAGCACAAGAATGTTGACCTAAAAGTAATGAGGCGATGAGCGAAATAGATATTGACAGGGCTAGCATACCGTGAAACAGATATTGACAGGGCTAGCATATCTGCACGGCCAGAAGCCACCAATCATACACATGGACTTGAAGTGTGATAATATCTTCATAAATGGGAACCATGGAAAGGTGAAGATTGGAGATTTTGGTTTGGCAATGGCCATGCAGTAGAGGAAAACACTGAGTATACAAGGTACAGTCTTCTACAAGCCACATTGCCACATATTTTTTGAAAGATTGGGGATGACTGCAGTTTTGCTTTGTtcaaaagcttttctttttgcaTTAGAGATAAAATTTACTCTGAAACACAGGCACATTAGAATTCATGGCACTAGAGCTCTTTTGTGAAAACTACAATAAGTTGGTGGATGTATACTCTTTCGGGATGTGTATGCTTGAAATTATGACTGGTGAATGCCCTTACAGTGAATGTCAGGGCTTTGTTTAGATATACAACAAAGTTTCTGAAGTAAGTGGACTTTCATCTAGAAAGTACTTACCTACTTCAAGATTTTGCTAGAAAATATCAAACAGTTCCTTTTTGTTATGGATGACGCTATAATTGTACAATTGCAAGGTATAAAACCCATTGCTCTCTCCAAGGTCAAAGATGCAAAAGTGAGAAATTTCATAGAGAGCTGCCTAGATTCAACAGCTGACAGATTGCTGACAATTAAGCTCTTGAAGAGCCCTTTTCTCTAGAAAGATGATATCAACGAGAAAAGCTCTAATTCAGTGCAAGAACCAATAGCATTCCCACAAAATTTAGATCTGGATCTTGATGCCACACTGATTTTTGTCTCTTTCTTACCAAATGGAATTAACGATTATGGGAAGGAGTCTTTCAGCCGGGTGCTTCGAAGGGGTCAATTTGTACTGGAAGGAAATATGAGTGTCACCAACCCGGTCAAGTTGTTACTAAGAGTTCCTACTCCCAATGATAATTACAAGCATCAAAGCTTCATCTTTCGATTGAACTAGACTTTCTTTTCTTCTGAGTACTAATGGGACACATTTAACTCTCTTTTTTCACTTATAGGTAAGTACAATAACATTGAATTTTCatttgacctggagaaggacaCCAGTCTTTCGGTGTCTACTGATGGTTGAAGAGCTCGAACTGCCTCCTTGGAGTAGGTCTGTTGTGGCCAAGCTGATAGATGCGTTCTTACTCGATACAGTTCATGGTTGGAGACCTTCTGTTCAAGTTGGTATGATGATTCAGGTGGTACACAACACTGCATCAGGAAATGGAAAATGAATCAAAATCTCTTGGTGTTTCCAAGGAATGTTTCGATCGAGTTGCACCTCCAGTCTGCCCCTTTCTATATATGATCGTATTGCAATGCCATGCAAGGTATTGCTAAGCGCATCTTTAATTTTTCTGATGATGGCGAAAGTTGTACATGGTTACTAATTAGATTAGTTGGTGTATTTCTATTTCATATAATTTTTGGAGTGTTATTCTTAGGGAAGAGTATTCTGTGAAATTAATATTTGCCCCAGTTTCTTCATGGGGTCGCTGATTTGGATGCATGTACGTCCAAGTTGATTCCTGATTTAAGCTGTTTCAAGTGAATTCCTGCGATAATGTTTGGAATGGCAGAATGTTATGTCCAGGAATGCAGGAACGCAGGAATCTCATATGAAGTGGTTAAACTTCCAATGAATAGGTCTTGTGACATCCTCTAAGTTTGTCGCATTTCATATCCTTCTGCATGCAGCAAATCATCTTCATGTCTGTCGCTGTCACCTGCCAAACAGCTATCTCCGTTTGTTTAATATACATGAGAAAATTGCAAGTATTCAGATTGACAGTGTACCATGAAGATTaatgttttctttttaattgtccTTCCAAATATTTTACACATAGACCATGGAAATAGGGTCACAATCGTTGAGGGAATTTGGGGAGCTATGCAAAGTCACTGAGATTATTTCTGCCTGTATGAAATAAAAGCTGTGAGAAGTTTACATAATGACTTCTGGTTTGTATTAGATCATTGTGCACCATAGTACGGGTAAAAAATAATTAGTTAAAGGTTATATTATCTCAAATATATTTGCAAGTCATTGGTCAGTCAGACTGTTATTTTGCATTAACTAAATacattaaattatattatatcataaaaaaatttgcCTCCTGTTGTAACGCATGGAAAATTATCTATTCTTTACCAGAACAACAACATTTACACTGCAGTCACATAACCAAACCAATGGTCGATCTTTGAGGTTGCCAgctatcggtgaatcaggaaccaggggtccccgaatcccgaggccaggccagcagtcCGCCATGTGgcaccttcccgcggggttcatctccgcgaggtacgaaaagactaagtcccgagagagggtgctcggggccacaagcagtgatccccgagtacgcgggttccccgatgatctgcgaagaccaagtaaccaggaagagagtgctcggggaggtgaacagtgacccccgagcacccaagtcccccgacgaccaggaaagtcgagtaccgggaagggtgtgctcggggctgcgaacagtggcccccgagcacccgagtatcCCGAGAACCCagggaaggtagttccgggagagagtgctcggggctgcgagcagcggcccctgatcactcggttccccgaggatccgaacagtcaattctgggagagagtgctcggtgccgtgaacagtggcccccgagcactcggttcctcgaggatccgaatagtcaattccgggagagagtgctcgacgccgtgaacaatggcccccgagcactcggttccccgaggaccgagagagggcgtttccatgagagagtgctcggggaggtgaacagtgaccccgagcactcagttccctgaTGGctcaagaagtccttcgtcgtggcctccacagaggtccagcgatgaggtgtcagcatgtgaaaggcccgatgccgcatttaagagcgcgcgtggcatGTCACCTCCAAcagctcctgccacgctcggtgtcagtccctgccacattctggcagaagggcgtggggacatttaatgcacgggtcccatcccgcatcacccggcgcgccttgggatagcgtcgcgaggcccgaggcacCCCGCCTGTCGCCCTgttgtggcaggcgtacaagaccgaacgggcacgtcgggccgctctgcggctgcccggtgggccctctccacggcgcacgttgccagcgccattatgacgaccgaagaccggccgggggcgcgttttcaacccccccccatCACTTCGCGTAGAGGTCatgatgactccctttccatttatagcgccttagaacttgtgccctccctttcggggcacgctatcGCCGACAGGTATTTAAGGcagccggcgggcacggacaaagacaccCCGAATCTAAGTGAATCCAGAGAAGAACAGAGGAACGCTCGAACCCTCAGACACTTactcagagatcgaagaacatcttcgtacaagcatagaagctgagaccaccgaaaaACAAGGaacccgaagctctaggatagaccaacattcttgtaaccagcacattcttgagagacattctcatggcatttatagcatccacacaggagtagggtattacgctcagtgcgacccgaacctgtctaaaaatccctccagtgcatttactgcgtcctgcattagatcattcctcctgccatcgcatttacgtccatttatttctcccgcaaacatattcagaatcatcctcccggtcgaatctcaaaaaggggtccctcagatccctgcgataggagttaaccctccgacaccaGCTGTATTGTTGTACCTCGCCTGATCTTAACTGAGAAATCATACAAATCATCGCGTATTtaagggtgtgattggttaCCCGTATGACTGTTGTCTGTATGGAACGTATATGTAGGTTGAGCGgaattatatttgttgaaaagaagagtgtttggttggttatatctgtttgGACAAGTGGAGCagagtttctatttggttgatcgaATATGATGCCGTATTAGTGGATGTAAGAGTTAAAATTATGATTAGTTGctcatatgaagatgattttataacGCTGACAAGTGGGTTCGCCTGTTTGAACGGATGCAGGAGCCTGTATCTGCCTGGTCAGGCTACGAAGCGGCTTCCCTTTTGGGCTTGGCTTTAAGCGTATATTTGCATCCATTGAGCCATGTTAGAACAGTATATGGAGACAACAAAACACATCTCTTCCTGAGATTATATGCATATATCAGACCAGATTGCTCCTATATGAACAACCAATCATACTCTAAACATACCTCACAAAGATGATTGTTTTTTAATCAAGGAGACTGTAATATACCTATAATACTTGAGTTTTGGGAAATTTAATGTGAGTGATGTAATACGAAAATTGTGAAAGAAACGGTGTTACCCGCGTGTTCTCCCAAATGGGCAAAAAATGGTTTTTTTTTGAATCGTAGCTTGGATGAACGATCCGAGACCGCGTGTGTGGAGATCTCGTCGAAACAaatccattttgctattcaaaCGTCCGATTCGGACACTTAGTGACCCGTAGCAGGTCTAATAAATTTAAACCGTTtgtttaaaaaggaaaaaaaaatatggcaACCGACTGACTCAGTCGGCTAGCTACCACATAAAAGGGCTTCGGGCCTGATCCTGCCAATGCTCGAGCTCCAGACCTACCAACCCCAACCATAGCTCATCATCGCCCATCGCCACCCAGCCTCCGGTGCTGTATGCGTCACCGGTGCCGTGTTGTGCACGCCATCGCCCTTGGCCTGCCCGTCATCGAGCCGTCTCGATCGCATCCCGAGCCGCCATTCCCAGTGCACATCACTGCCGGAGTCTCCATTCCCGCATAGTGCTGGTTCGGGCAGAGGAGGAGCCGAACAGTGAGGGAGCAGGAAGAacagagaaggaagaaagaggaaaagcgaaaagaatagaaaaaggaagagaggaagaaggGTTTTGCGGGGGATTTCATCAGATTCATTTTAAATTCGTGGTTCATGCTACAAGGTTAACCTCTATCCCTAGAGTCTTGTGGATTAATTTGGATGGAGGATTTCGCCTTCAAAATTTGTAACCGGTAGATCGATTTGGTGCATGTTATTTATGCCAATTTATTCATCAAAATTTTGGGATTAAATATTATAGAATCTCAATATGGTGCAAAaacaaaagttgtaggtcttgtcgATATATTTCTTTTGGTGTTGGTCTCGTTCAATTTGGATAAGCGGTTTGAGAGCTATTGCCAAAAACGTACCATGGTCTGGATCTGAAACCCCAGCGCAGGAGATCTTCATTTTAAATCTGGACGCATCGTGCAACATGGAAGTTGTAGACAATTTTCTCTGAATGCTCCAGATGTATTTATTTGCCATGTTTGGATAAGCGGTttaaaagttatgcccaaaatagtACAGAGCAGTTAATAGGTCTTTCTGTGTtccgacggtcagaccgccaatcGTACAGAGAGTTTTGAGCTTTCTAAAGGCTTCCTACGGTCACACCGCCCGAGGTCACGGTCGGATCATGAGACGGAGCGATCAAGCCTGCGGATAGAGACCCTTTTGGGTACTGTGCATTCCCATCGGAGTTCGATTTGAGAGTGTAGTTCAAGCCTCCAATGTATATTCCCATGGACATTTCAAAATAGATCTTGAGTACGTTCTTATTTTACAAGTTTTGGAAGTATCGGTGCTAGCGGTGAGAGACCGACTTCTCGCCATGATTAAGGTCAATGCATGACGAACCCATGCTTTGGCACAATTTGCTCGTTGATTGTTTCTACCGGTTCTTTGCAATCGTGTTCATTCCATATTTGCGATTTCTTATGTTCACGTGATTCAAGTTCAAGAATGTGTTCCAAGATTTTAGTTTCCAGTTCAAGTTATTCATTTACATTCTATTCAAGTACCAGTGATACTGGCATGCAATTTGATTCTTATGTTCAGATTTCTATGAGTAAGTGCTGACCCCACTTGCTCGACTTTACTGGTAAATGCAAAAGGAAATTCAGGACGATCCATATCGACGAAAACTAATGTCTCATTGTTGTTTTCAAGAAAATAGAAAACTCAGTATTTCTCGTTCTTCATTGACGCTGTTGATGTGTCTGTTCTTCCGGTTTCATATTGtacttgctgagtatttttTACTCactcttatatttttatttagtttttaggTAACTCTGATCGCGTCATGTTTGGAAAAGGGACATAGCATCACGTAACGGCAAGGATCACACTTAAATCATACCTTATCGTTGTGTTTTGGCTAGTTGGATAGTTAAGCAACTTAATGCTGTTTTGGTATAGTGTATGTCATTGTATCTTGCGCTTACGAATATCTTGCCTTTGATGATTGTGTAGTTATCGTGTGCAGAAAAACAACAGTTTCAAAAAAACTCTATCGAAATTTCGAATAATTATCGGATTTAATAGGTTTTTAGATAATGGTTAGTAGCACCGGTTTTGTGGAAACCCAAGGCGTTATAATACCCCTTCACGTTACAATACCCCTTCATACTCGTAAGGTCTCGTGCAGTGACTCCAATCATGCAATTGCGATGTGGCACAGGCCCCTCATGACTCTCGTGGGTGATGAGACACCGTGTTCAAGCTTGCATTCGTTCCGTTCAACAGCCAGGAAGCCAAGGTATGCAAATCTATTTGCTTGGTCTATCGTGACGTATCTCGCTCGGTCGTAACTAACTCCCAGTAGAACCATCTTGCCAAATATCTCGCGTTGTTAGCATCGAGCATCGGCGCCGTGCAACTTGAGCTGAATCTGTCCCCTCGCACAGCTGGTTTGACGTGTCTACTAGCTGCCTACTCATATCCATGTAAGCTACAATAGGCCAAAGCTTATTGTAGAGCATCAGAACATTACGGTCAAGTTAGGGTCTTTTCTCTCTAGCCGGGCTCAACACGCGTGTACAGTGCAGTGGCTTCCGGGTCCTCGTCGGCCAACGTTGGCCGCGGACCGGGACAACGTGCCGCCAACTTTGGCTGCCGGCAGGGGCCTCGCACAAAGCTGGCAGCAACAAGGCAGCTCTGCTCTGCTGTGCGCGTGCCGGCCACGGACGCACGATCCGTGTCGTCTGTTGCAGCGCGCTAGAATCCATCAGCCTAGTTTGGAGACTACGTGATGGGACGGGCGGGCCGGCGGCGTCCCGTCCTCGTAAGGCCCGGAGCCCTGGACGCGGCCGTCCTTTGCTACCACGCGGGGGCATATTGTAAGCAACGCACCGCAGGGTTTTATCCTTGGCGTACGGAACTAAGCGATCCAATCCGGTAAGCCGGTGCGTTAAGGATGTTTCAATAATTAGAGCTACCTCGTAGTACTGTAGTACATAGAGAGGAGAGAAGTATGTGATGCGAAGATAAAACTGGTGTGGAGAAGAATTTTGGAGAGCTATCTTTTGAATAAGAAAAAATTAAAGATAACTTTAAGTAttataagttataaaaaattagaaaataatttttttgagaaGTATACGGAGAGAAATAAAAGATGATAGTAAACTATAACTATCGGAGATGTTGTAATAACGCTGACTCTGATATGCTCAGGTGCTATGATTTGTGGCGCGCGGAGGACAGCGCTGCCTTTCGCCGCGCCTGCCTGCGCGATCTCTGTGATTGTCCGGCGCGCGACGGTTGCCGTTTGGGGCTTCGGCTTGTTGTCCTAGTCCGCGTGTCCGGCTCCGTGGACAGACGACAACTGGGGAACTCAGAAGTCGGAACACGGTGGGAGTTGCTGCTGACTGAATTGGACGACCACTGATGTTGGGCCCGGTCCATCAGTGGATCGTGCACGTCTAGGGCTCATCTTTGATCATTGCATTGGGCTCTTCTTGCCTGGGACCTTAGGCCCAGTACGGTCCAGCTAGCGCCCACAGGCGGGGAGAGAGATTCAGAGAGACCGTGGAAGCGTATGAGTTGCTTCCAGTAATCAAGCCTTGCGTACGAGTACAGATATCCTAGCTTATACCGTAGGATCAAGCCCTGCACAATGGTCAGTGTCGTCATGCATGAAAGATGAAACATTTTGTTATGTTTCTGCCCATGTTTTAGGACTGTAGCGATCACATGGAGTCATGCATGGTTTCATAGGTCCATTCCGTCAAGGCATGGCGACATGGCGTACGCCGCGCATGTAGCTAGGTACAGACATGTGAGCCCCCGTAGCATGCAGCGTGGACGTACGTAACAGGCAGAGCAACACAGGAAGGTCGCTGCACTGGGCACCTATATATAAACTCCTGGGTCAACTCAAACACAAGGTCGCGTGACAGGGAGCTGTACTGTGCGCATGCAATGACGCAACGGGCCTCATAGCTGGAAGGCCAGGTACGATGCACATCCACCTCACGCACGACTCACGATAAGAGACATGACAGCATGCATCGTCATCCCAGTCGTCCGGTCGTCTCAGATCCTCCAGATCCCAAGGAAATCCTGCCCTGAATCCGCAAAACGGATCGATATCGCACAGCTCGATCTGTTAAACATGCTGAACTCGAGCTCTACGCCTCCTCGCTCGCTCCTCCGACCATGCGCTCGATCAGCTTGGAAACGATTGCTTTCATGGGAGAGGCGAAGCTATGTTGTGGCTGGTGGATGCATATGCACCTCTTCCATCTAAAATTATCACTGAATATAGGGATTATAAACAGTAAATAAACAGTAATTTTATAAATAGTAACTGTACGTGCCCATCTCAATTTGGATCTGGCCTCACCCCTGCATGGGATTGGGTATAAAACAGTGGCCGACAAGCATTGCCAAACGGATTGCAATTTGCgagttgcaagttgcaactatATATGCAAATGCGCCGTGCATGAATCTGTGGTACTGATTCATGGGACGATCGACGTCTCTTTCGACGGCCCGAAGGCTGGAACAAGTGCAGAAACCTGCGTAACGGTTATCATTTCTCACAAGGAATCTTTGATCTTTCCGGCCGTCCGGTCAGTCACATTCGGTGGTCATCGACGGGCGGGCGCGTCCAGTGCTTGTGCTGGGTCCAAGTCGCCGTGTTGGACTCTTGACCCCAGCATATGTGGCGATGGACCGAGCTCGATCTCTAACAGTTAGCCTCTCGGCCAAGGCAACCCAGCCCAGATCCGGCCGGTCCGCGCGCTCCGGTCCAACCCCTCCTCCTGTCCTCTCGCGAGTATATAAAGCGTCCCAGTAAGCGGGCACGCCGCTTCCAAGTTCAAACTCACCGGCGGCCACTACGAATCTAAGCTACCTTGTGCTTAGTTCGGAGCAAGAGACGGAGGACGAGCACAGCTCGATCTGCAGTTGTAATTGAAAGAGCTGATCGAgagcacgcgcgcgcgcgccatgCTTGGGAGGTCGAGAGCAGGGCCGTCGTCCAAGCCCCACGCGGAGGGCGCCGGCCTCACCTTCGCCGGCAACACCACCGTCGTCACAGATGCCGGGCAGGAGGTCACCGTCTCCCAGTTCGTCGCTCAGCTAGGTATATAGTTCCTAACGAGATCAGGAGTCGCGAGGAATCCCACCGATGAGTCACGGAGTGCATGCGTTCCATGAGGGTTCTTGCATGGTTACTACTGACAACTCGATCGCTGTGGGAGTTTAATTTGTAGCTGCGCACCTTTCGTAGTCGCAGCGAAATGTTAGCACTTGATCAAGTGATTTCAAGCGCATAAGGTTTTTATTTCAGTTTGGTTGCGTTTTGGCAGATGAGGCGGCACGGCGGAGGCTGGACAGCATGCACCAGAGGCTGAGGCTGCTGGAGCAGCAGATGGAGACGCTGGAGGCCGAGGTCGGGAAAGCCAGCGGCAGCACGGACACCTACGCCTAggccgatcgatcgatcgatccggaaggcttcttctttttcttaacTCTTTCTGATGAATCACATGTTGATCCGATGGCCTTGTTAGCATTTCCTTTGCTCGACCGCTGTACGCATTTTAGTACAGTGCTTTGTACATGGGCAATGGTGCCGTTCTGAAACTTCCGCCAGATTTTCTGGTGCTGATATTTCGGTCCGTGGTGTGATGGAGCTTGAATCTCAGGTGATTGGAAAAGTATGGCAGTTCGTTAATCTTGTCACTCTCATCTCCTGTGGAAATGGATGCCGTTCCAAGCATGCATGCTGGAATTCTGACTTCTAGAAGAGTAGCAGACAAATTGAGCTGACCAGGAATATCGAGAGTTCAGACAGCAGCTGAAATGGACAAGGAGTGGCTTTGCCTGCGTTCCCCAGTTTCCCTCGAATCTTTCTAACAGCAAGTCCGTACGATAGATGGAGACGGGCTTAAACTCATCCAACGCAATGCAGGCTTCATAAATTTATGTGTAAAAAAACTCCAGGTTGAGGTTGACAACATGCACAAAAAAGTAGCGAGCCACACTGGCAGTGAAGATAGAGATACTGCTCAAGTAGCAGTGTCCCACAAAGTAAACAATAAAAGATGATGCAAGGAAAAAAGTAGTATCACTTCACCATGACCTTATGTACATTGGAGCGGCTTTTG
This region includes:
- the LOC133908464 gene encoding uncharacterized protein LOC133908464 → MLGRSRAGPSSKPHAEGAGLTFAGNTTVVTDAGQEVTVSQFVAQLDEAARRRLDSMHQRLRLLEQQMETLEAEVGKASGSTDTYA